One Paroedura picta isolate Pp20150507F chromosome 16, Ppicta_v3.0, whole genome shotgun sequence genomic region harbors:
- the CACNG8 gene encoding voltage-dependent calcium channel gamma-8 subunit, giving the protein MVWCEKGVQILLTTVGAFAAFGLMIIAIGTDYWLYARAFICNTTNITSEETPQKDKKDPGGLTHSGLWRICCLEGQRRGICVKINHFPEDTDYDHDSAEYLLRVVRASSIFPILSAILLLLGGFCVAASRVYKSKRNIILGAGILFVAAGLSNIIGVIVYISANAGDPGTKRDDEKKSHYSYGWSFYFGGLSFILAEMIGVLAVNIYIEKNREAHCKSRTELLKNPSSSSSAILRLPSYRFRYRRRSRSSSRSTEPSQSRETSPVGLKGFPSTDISMYTLSRDPSKANVSSLYGGASETASTGAAAAAGATGTGGGFLQLHNTFPKDPGVTVTVTGPGVAGATGTLGKDASSNTNTLNRKTTPV; this is encoded by the exons ATGGTGTGGTGTGAAAAGGGTGTCCAGATTCTCCTCACCACCGTGGGGGCCTTTGCTGCCTTCGGCCTGATGATCATTGCCATCGGCACGGATTACTGGCTTTACGCCCGTGCGTTCATCTGCAACACCaccaacatcacttctgaggaGACCCCCCAGAAGGACAAGAAGGATCCTGGGGGGCTCACCCACTCAGGCCTCTGGAGGATATGCTGTTTAGAAG GGCAGAGGCGAGGAATATGTGTGAAAATCAACCATTTCCCAGAGGACACAGACTACGATCACGACAGTGCGGAATACCTCCTAC GTGTGGTCCGAGCCTCGAGCATCTTCCCCATCTTAAGCGCCAtcttgctcctgctgggaggcttCTGCGTGGCCGCCAGCCGTGTCTACAAGTCCAAGCGCAACATCATCCTCGGAGCTGGTATCCTGTTCGTTGCTGCAG GTCTCAGCAACATCATCGGGGTCATTGTCTACATCTCGGCCAACGCCGGCGACCCGGGCACAAAGCGCGATGACGAGAAGAAGAGCCACTACTCCTACGGCTGGTCTTTTTACTTTGGCGGCCTTTCCTTCATCCTGGCCGAGATGATCGGGGTCCTTGCCGTCAACATATACATTGAGAAGAACCGGGAAGCCCACTGCAAGAGCCGCACGGAGCTGCTGAAGAACCCGTCTTCCTCGTCGTCGGCCATACTGCGCTTGCCCAGCTACCGCTTCCGATACCGCCGCCGGTCACGCTCCAGCTCCCGCTCCACCGAACCGTCGCAGTCTCGGGAAACCTCTCCGGTCGGCCTGAAGGGTTTCCCCTCCACCGACATCTCCATGTACACGCTGTCGAGGGACCCCTCCAAAGCCAACGTCAGCTCGCTGTACGGCGGGGCCAGCGAAACCGCATCcacgggggcggcggcggcggcgggcgccaCCGGTACCGGCGGCGGCTTCCTGCAGCTGCACAACACCTTCCCCAAGGACCCTGGCGTCACTGTCACAGTGACCGGGCCTGGTGTCGCAGGGGCTACTGGCACCCTGGGTAAAGATGCCTCCTCCAATACCAACACACTCAACAGGAAGACAACGCCAGTGTAG